One genomic segment of Gemmatimonas aurantiaca includes these proteins:
- a CDS encoding Lrp/AsnC family transcriptional regulator — MTEKNPKNIRPVLEPEALDRIDRAILAALQQNARLTNKELAARVGLAESSCHERVKRLMQGGVLRGFHADVDPRVLGTGLQALVAVRLARHTRAAVTSFRQAMLDLPEALAVFHVAGANDFLVHVAVRDSDELRDLILRAFTGRPEVVHVETSLIYEHARNAGFGAR; from the coding sequence ATGACAGAGAAAAATCCGAAGAATATTCGTCCGGTGCTGGAGCCGGAGGCACTGGACCGAATCGATCGCGCCATTCTGGCGGCTCTCCAGCAGAATGCGCGGCTCACCAACAAGGAGCTCGCGGCGCGGGTCGGGCTGGCCGAGTCGAGCTGCCACGAGCGCGTCAAACGGCTCATGCAGGGTGGGGTGTTGCGGGGCTTCCACGCCGATGTCGACCCGCGGGTGCTGGGCACCGGACTTCAGGCGCTGGTGGCCGTGCGCCTGGCGCGGCACACGCGCGCCGCGGTGACCTCCTTCCGGCAGGCCATGCTCGATCTTCCGGAAGCCCTGGCTGTGTTTCACGTGGCCGGCGCCAACGACTTCCTCGTGCATGTCGCGGTGCGGGATTCCGATGAACTGCGGGACCTCATTCTGCGGGCGTTCACGGGACGTCCCGAAGTGGTGCACGTCGAGACCTCACTCATTTACGAGCACGCGCGCAATGCGGGGTTCGGGGCCCGGTAG
- a CDS encoding M1 family metallopeptidase, with the protein MTMSRSFVPLRLLSLAAPLALSLAVPAAIHAQTANRMPPRAVRRDIPMTNAIRRAFAAGTRDSTGRPGAKYWQLRTDYHIDVSLDPASARLTGKARITIHNTSPDALREIGLRLDPNHFIGTAPHAAPWSPAEVTDGMRIARMTVDGAPVNIASNEAPQAAGAEGARAIQNQQQAAANAATENTLLNGRSTNARIRLNSPIAPGTRAVLEVDWSHKLPGGPGTGHRMTQRWADSLFQPTQWFPRVAMYDDLRGWDTEIYLGPSEFFNNFGTFDVNIDVPAGWLVSGTGTLQNPEQVLTARAREQLAKVTQSDDLTMIVGPDEVGPGQATATSSNGRLVWRFHADTVNDFAWATARKYVWQSTRAMIPGKGPVPIHMLYLPGRANLFARAPGITRHALEFYSKLWFPYQFPQLTMQDGPSAGMEYPMVINSNQGAADHEAGHQWWPMVVGTNETWYGWMDEGFNQYMNILSAADAAGRPAVLDGEGQKYGQTAGNEAEAPMMWNANYGGPGFYGFTTYSKTPLMLSMLGGIVGDSAVQRAHRQFADAWLFKHPSPWDWMFFMNKALGRDLGWFWYSWLFTTASVDGRIAGVKSAAGRTTVTVAQDGDMPAPVVLKVSFAAKGAPIRPMKNAVMLDATTALVTLPVDVWFGGARSVNVDLTFGGRAIEKIVLDPNRRFPDRNPADNEWPAAAQATPATPQR; encoded by the coding sequence ATGACCATGTCACGCTCCTTCGTTCCGCTGCGGCTATTGTCGCTGGCAGCTCCTCTCGCACTGTCGCTGGCCGTCCCGGCGGCGATCCATGCCCAGACGGCCAACCGCATGCCGCCGCGCGCCGTGCGCCGCGACATTCCGATGACCAATGCCATCCGTCGCGCGTTCGCCGCGGGCACGCGGGATTCGACGGGGCGCCCGGGCGCAAAATACTGGCAGTTGCGCACCGACTATCACATCGACGTTTCGCTCGATCCGGCCTCGGCCCGTCTCACCGGCAAGGCGCGCATCACCATCCACAACACCAGTCCGGATGCGCTCCGCGAGATCGGTCTGCGCCTCGATCCCAACCACTTCATCGGCACCGCGCCGCACGCTGCGCCGTGGTCACCGGCCGAGGTCACCGACGGCATGCGCATCGCACGCATGACCGTGGATGGTGCGCCGGTGAACATCGCGTCGAACGAGGCGCCGCAGGCGGCCGGTGCCGAAGGCGCCCGGGCCATTCAGAATCAGCAGCAGGCCGCGGCGAATGCGGCCACCGAAAACACGTTGCTGAATGGACGGTCCACCAACGCGCGCATCCGTCTCAACTCCCCCATCGCGCCGGGCACACGCGCCGTACTGGAAGTGGACTGGTCGCACAAGTTGCCGGGTGGACCGGGTACCGGACATCGCATGACACAGCGGTGGGCGGATTCATTGTTCCAGCCCACGCAGTGGTTTCCGCGTGTGGCCATGTACGACGATCTGCGCGGATGGGACACCGAGATCTACCTCGGGCCGTCGGAGTTCTTCAACAACTTCGGCACGTTCGATGTGAATATCGATGTGCCGGCGGGGTGGCTCGTGAGTGGCACCGGCACGCTGCAGAATCCCGAGCAGGTGCTGACGGCGCGTGCGCGGGAACAGTTGGCCAAAGTCACGCAGTCCGACGATCTCACCATGATCGTCGGACCCGACGAAGTGGGCCCCGGACAGGCGACGGCGACGAGCTCCAATGGGCGTCTCGTGTGGCGTTTCCATGCCGACACGGTGAACGATTTCGCCTGGGCGACGGCGCGGAAGTACGTCTGGCAGTCCACGCGGGCGATGATTCCCGGGAAAGGCCCGGTGCCCATTCACATGCTCTATCTGCCGGGACGGGCCAATCTCTTTGCCCGTGCGCCGGGAATCACGCGCCACGCGCTCGAGTTCTACTCGAAGCTCTGGTTCCCCTATCAGTTCCCGCAACTGACCATGCAGGACGGGCCGAGCGCCGGCATGGAGTATCCGATGGTCATCAACTCCAACCAGGGCGCGGCCGATCACGAGGCCGGTCATCAATGGTGGCCCATGGTGGTGGGCACCAACGAGACCTGGTACGGCTGGATGGACGAGGGATTCAATCAGTACATGAACATCCTCTCGGCGGCCGACGCGGCCGGTCGACCGGCCGTGCTCGATGGCGAAGGACAGAAGTACGGACAGACGGCCGGAAACGAAGCCGAGGCGCCGATGATGTGGAACGCCAACTACGGCGGCCCGGGCTTCTATGGCTTCACCACGTACAGCAAGACGCCGCTCATGCTTTCCATGCTGGGTGGTATCGTGGGAGACAGCGCGGTGCAGCGTGCGCATCGGCAGTTTGCCGACGCGTGGCTGTTCAAACATCCCTCGCCGTGGGACTGGATGTTCTTCATGAACAAGGCGCTCGGTCGCGACCTGGGATGGTTCTGGTATTCGTGGCTGTTCACCACGGCCAGCGTGGACGGCCGCATTGCCGGTGTGAAGAGTGCTGCCGGTCGCACGACGGTGACAGTGGCGCAGGATGGAGACATGCCGGCGCCCGTCGTGCTGAAAGTCAGTTTCGCGGCCAAGGGCGCGCCCATCCGGCCCATGAAGAACGCGGTGATGCTGGACGCCACGACGGCACTGGTGACCCTTCCCGTCGATGTCTGGTTCGGCGGCGCGCGCTCAGTGAACGTCGACCTCACCTTCGGTGGTCGCGCCATCGAGAAGATCGTGCTGGATCCGAACCGGCGGTTCCCCGACCGGAACCCGGCCGACAACGAATGGCCGGCCGCGGCTCAAGCCACACCCGCCACCCCCCAGCGTTAA
- a CDS encoding 3'-5' exonuclease → MQGEKTELEAMARTLETSGDYQVLRRLEVPAFYTEPSASPTAVPTMRGLIVDVETTGLDTARDAIIEFGAVPFDFDAEGRVYAVHPALSYLEDPGRPIPAEAAAITGITDDDVRGERIDDAAVHAALEPAVLVIAHNAGFDRRMIERRFPAFADKHWACSQQEVPWVRFGSRSAKLDYLLYCVTHAFHTGHRAADDCFATLHLLAVPRDGDATPLQLLLQNARRRTWRLWATGTPIEVKDVLKSRGYRWFPGNDQKQKGWYRDLFSDESLAEEQQWLQQHGYGGRANPNWKLEKFTALERYSERMG, encoded by the coding sequence ATGCAGGGAGAGAAGACCGAACTGGAAGCGATGGCACGCACCCTCGAGACCTCGGGAGACTATCAGGTCCTCCGCCGTCTCGAGGTGCCCGCGTTCTACACAGAGCCGTCTGCGAGCCCGACTGCGGTGCCGACGATGCGCGGGCTCATCGTGGACGTCGAAACGACGGGACTCGACACGGCCCGTGATGCCATCATCGAGTTCGGCGCGGTGCCATTCGATTTTGACGCCGAGGGTCGCGTGTACGCCGTGCACCCCGCCCTGTCGTACCTCGAAGACCCCGGGCGTCCCATTCCCGCGGAGGCCGCGGCAATCACTGGCATTACCGACGACGACGTGCGCGGCGAACGCATCGATGATGCTGCCGTGCACGCCGCCCTCGAACCTGCTGTCCTCGTCATTGCACACAATGCAGGATTCGACCGACGAATGATCGAACGCCGATTTCCGGCATTCGCGGACAAACATTGGGCCTGCTCACAACAAGAGGTGCCATGGGTACGATTCGGCAGCCGCAGCGCGAAGCTCGACTACCTGCTCTATTGTGTCACTCATGCATTTCACACCGGCCATCGGGCCGCCGACGATTGTTTCGCCACGCTTCACTTGCTCGCCGTTCCGCGCGACGGCGATGCCACGCCCCTGCAACTGCTCCTGCAGAACGCACGACGCCGGACCTGGCGTCTCTGGGCCACGGGCACACCCATCGAGGTGAAGGACGTGCTCAAGAGCCGTGGATATCGCTGGTTCCCCGGCAATGATCAGAAACAGAAAGGGTGGTATCGCGATCTGTTCAGCGACGAATCGCTGGCCGAGGAACAGCAGTGGTTGCAGCAACATGGCTACGGCGGTCGCGCCAATCCCAACTGGAAGCTCGAGAAATTCACGGCACTCGAGCGATACTCCGAACGCATGGGATAG
- the ytxJ gene encoding bacillithiol system redox-active protein YtxJ yields the protein MSSDTGTMAVTDADFARQVAAGVVLVDVWAAWCVPCLTLAPVMERLAGAYRDRVRVLTLEADSNVETVVRYDVRALPTVLVFRDGALVARQSGAQAFGTYAALLDRVLDPGFESAPGPVAEAGTHPVPANARDAAWAEAQALVASDRPAVLFKHSATCSISIAVKREYDAFTAEHPDVPTRVITVQNERPLSNALEELLRVRHESPQAIVVQRGEVLWHASHRRVTAAALTDVITSAGAGAISGAGSDTGSGTTPGAISG from the coding sequence ATGAGTTCAGATACGGGAACGATGGCGGTGACCGACGCCGATTTTGCCCGCCAGGTTGCCGCGGGTGTGGTGCTGGTGGATGTGTGGGCCGCGTGGTGTGTCCCCTGTCTGACACTGGCGCCCGTGATGGAGCGCCTTGCCGGGGCGTATCGCGACCGGGTCCGGGTGCTCACCCTCGAGGCCGACAGCAATGTGGAGACCGTGGTCCGGTATGACGTGCGGGCACTGCCCACGGTGCTGGTCTTCCGCGATGGGGCGCTGGTGGCCCGGCAGTCGGGCGCGCAGGCCTTCGGGACCTATGCCGCGCTGCTCGATCGTGTCCTCGATCCGGGGTTCGAGAGCGCACCGGGACCGGTTGCCGAGGCTGGCACGCACCCCGTTCCCGCGAATGCGCGTGATGCCGCCTGGGCGGAAGCTCAGGCGCTCGTCGCCTCCGATCGTCCGGCCGTGTTGTTCAAGCACAGCGCCACCTGTTCCATTTCCATCGCGGTGAAGCGTGAATACGATGCGTTCACGGCGGAGCACCCCGATGTGCCCACGCGCGTCATCACGGTGCAGAACGAACGCCCGCTGTCCAATGCGCTCGAAGAACTGCTTCGGGTGCGGCATGAGTCGCCGCAGGCGATCGTGGTGCAGCGCGGCGAGGTGCTCTGGCATGCGTCGCACCGTCGCGTGACCGCCGCCGCATTGACCGACGTCATCACGAGCGCAGGCGCCGGTGCGATTTCAGGCGCAGGTTCAGACACAGGTTCAGGCACGACTCCAGGTGCGATTTCGGGCTGA
- a CDS encoding PLP-dependent aspartate aminotransferase family protein: MIRPAQSDLQTLAVHAGREDFLALGIHAPLIDLSSTYPVPDPEAGTASYDAMAAGGTPQGSAIYARLHNPTVARAEQAIATLEGAEACVAFASGMAATTAVLLAAAMDGRHVVAVRPLYGGTDHLLESGLLPIEVTFAEPHEVADAIRPDTGLVLIETPANPTLTLLDIEAIVRAAGKVPVVVDSTFATPVLQRPLAHGATMVLHSATKFLGGHGDVVAGVVATSEAWARRLRQVRILTGGILHPLAAFLLLRGLPTLPMRVQLAQKTAQDLVARLAAHPMVSAVHFPGHAGSDPMGLIGRQMAGPGTLIAFEVHGGVTAANALMRALTLITPAVSLGSTDSLIQHPAGLTHRLLDPAVREAEGITDGLLRLSVGLESADALWSDLSAGLDAAAETIDGAIMSPLQHS; encoded by the coding sequence GTGATCCGTCCCGCCCAGTCCGATCTCCAGACCCTCGCCGTGCATGCCGGCCGGGAAGACTTCCTCGCCCTGGGGATCCACGCGCCGCTCATCGACCTCTCGTCCACCTATCCGGTGCCCGACCCCGAGGCCGGTACCGCCAGCTACGACGCCATGGCGGCCGGTGGCACGCCGCAGGGCAGCGCGATCTACGCCCGGTTGCACAACCCCACCGTGGCGCGCGCCGAGCAGGCCATCGCGACGCTGGAAGGCGCGGAGGCCTGCGTGGCCTTCGCCTCGGGTATGGCGGCCACCACCGCCGTTCTGCTGGCGGCAGCCATGGACGGCCGGCACGTGGTGGCGGTGCGTCCCCTGTATGGCGGCACCGATCATCTGCTCGAGAGTGGCCTGCTGCCCATCGAAGTCACCTTCGCGGAGCCGCACGAGGTGGCCGACGCCATCCGCCCGGATACGGGGCTGGTGCTGATCGAAACGCCCGCCAATCCGACACTGACGCTGCTCGACATCGAAGCCATCGTGCGGGCCGCAGGCAAGGTGCCGGTGGTGGTGGACAGCACGTTCGCCACGCCGGTGCTGCAGCGTCCACTGGCGCATGGCGCCACCATGGTTCTGCACAGCGCCACCAAGTTCCTCGGCGGACACGGTGATGTCGTGGCCGGCGTGGTGGCCACCAGCGAGGCGTGGGCGCGTCGTCTGCGACAGGTGCGCATTCTCACCGGGGGCATTCTCCATCCGCTCGCGGCGTTCCTGCTGCTGCGTGGTCTTCCCACGTTGCCGATGCGCGTGCAACTCGCACAGAAAACGGCGCAGGATCTGGTCGCGCGACTGGCCGCGCATCCGATGGTGTCGGCGGTGCATTTCCCCGGTCACGCAGGGAGCGACCCGATGGGATTGATCGGCCGGCAGATGGCGGGGCCGGGCACGCTCATTGCTTTCGAAGTGCACGGCGGGGTGACCGCGGCCAATGCACTCATGCGCGCACTCACGCTCATCACACCGGCTGTCAGTCTCGGCTCCACCGATTCGCTCATTCAGCACCCGGCCGGGCTCACGCATCGCCTGCTCGATCCTGCGGTGCGTGAAGCCGAAGGCATCACCGATGGACTGCTGCGATTGTCGGTGGGTCTCGAATCCGCCGACGCGTTGTGGAGTGATCTCTCCGCGGGCCTGGATGCGGCAGCGGAAACGATCGATGGGGCAATCATGAGTCCCCTCCAACACTCGTAG